One segment of Penaeus vannamei isolate JL-2024 chromosome 3, ASM4276789v1, whole genome shotgun sequence DNA contains the following:
- the Elp6 gene encoding elongator complex protein 6, with the protein MFESVKNALGGSGVTLENGGMILVSETATASANGLVSHFLSWGVSNNHPICFVTLQQTWSHYCNIGNKLGVNLRQHSEKGNVKVIEGLKMTSEVIDGVVEDISDHPFGFLMENSKYPLKNLYCLIKETVKVWKEKYFLLIIDSITSLLSLGVTTKDLDIFIQYCRSLINHSSAKPIGLLVFVTNYDEKDEDISHVTNSIAHNAIVHLSVRGLSTGLSREVHGDLKLILYDRQKPHLCLPKVVHFQYKMEDKNIKLFAPGTSACVL; encoded by the coding sequence ATGTTTGAATCGGTGAAGAATGCATTAGGAGGCAGTGGTGTAACTTTAGAAAATGGTGGGATGATTTTGGTATCGGAGACTGCAACAGCCTCTGCAAATGGACTggtgtctcattttctttcttgggGTGTTTCAAATAACCATCCAATATGTTTTGTTACTCTGCAACAAACTTGGAGCCATTATTGTAACATTGGGAACAAATTAGGTGTAAATTTAAGACAACACTCAGAAAAAGGTAATGTGAAAGTTATTGAGGGATTGAAGATGACTTCTGAAGTCATTGATGGAGTTGTAGAAGATATTTCTGATCATCCTTTTGGCTTTCTTATGGAGAACTCCAAGTATCCACTTAAGAACTTATACTGCTTAATAAAGGAAACAGTAAAGGTTTGGAAAGAAAAGTACTTTCTCTTGATAATCGACAGTATAACTTCTCTACTTTCACTTGGTGTTACTACAAAAGATCTGGACATCTTTATTCAGTATTGCAGGAGTCTTATAAATCACTCCTCTGCAAAGCCAATTGGATTATTGGTTTTTGTAACAAATTatgatgagaaagatgaagatataaGCCATGTAACAAATTCAATTGCACACAATGCCATAGTGCACTTATCAGTTCGTGGCCTTAGCACAGGACTCTCAAGAGAAGTTCACGGGGACCTTAAATTGATACTATATGACCGTCAGAAACCCCATCTTTGTTTGCCTAAAGTTGTACATTTTCAATACAAAATGGAAGACAAGAATATAAAACTTTTTGCTCCAGGCACATCTGCTTGTGTTCTCTAG
- the LOC138859900 gene encoding uncharacterized protein has product MNYEKEYKAAAVDNSDATVVTRDNVQVIVTAATAVVPVNSTRNHSRSTISCSLSSSIVISTRISRSTISCSPSSSSIALSTRISVSTISCSPSSSSIALSTRISVSTISCSPSSSSIALSTRISRSTISCSSSSSSIAINDENTPRRVFVAWHDLTVTLKKAETQETRYSIV; this is encoded by the exons ATGAATTATGAAAAAGAATACAAAGCTGCTgctgttgataatagtgatg caacagtagtaacaCGAGACAATGTACAAGTAATtgtaacagcagcaacagcagtagttcCAGTTAATAGTACTAGAAATCACAGTAGAAGTACTATTAGTTGTAGTCTTAGCAGCAGTATTGTTATAAGTACTAGAATTAGTAGAAGTACTATCAGTTGTAGtcctagcagcagcagcattgcTTTAAGTACTAGAATTAGTGTAAGTACTATTAGTTGTAGTCCTAGTAGCAGCAGCATTGCTTTAAGTACTAGAATTAGTGTAAGTACTATTAGTTGTAGTCCTAGCAGCAGCAGTATTGCTTTAAGTACTAGAATTAGTAGAAGTACTATTAGTTGTAGTTCGAGCAGCAGCAGTATTGCTATCA ACGATGAAAACACTCCAAGAAGAGTCTTCGTGGCTTGGCATGATTTGACTGTCACCCTGAAGAAGGCGGAGACTCAAG AAACACGATATTCCATTGTATAA